In Equus przewalskii isolate Varuska chromosome 14, EquPr2, whole genome shotgun sequence, the sequence agtattttgcattttaagtgGGCCTTCCCGCCAGAAAGGAATTGCTTTCTATGGGGAACTGGCCCTGGTGTTATCCACTATTTTGAAACTAatgacttttattctttataatgataaaattaatacacttggaaaatatagaaatgacTAAATAGAGGATGGAAACTCCCATAACACATATATAACTAGCATGAACTATCATGTACGTATATATCCTCACAATGTTTTTTCCAgtaatgtgtgtgcatatatataattttacaaaacTGTGATTATCTAGTGcatatctttgtatattttcacttaacattatcaAAAGCATTTCCTCATGTTCCTAAGCATTCTTTCAAAGAACAACTTTTGATTGCATAGTCTGACGTATAAATGGACCATAATTTATCCAGTCTCGTATTGTTGGGCATGTATGCTTTTTTTGCAGCTTTTTACTGGTACATAAATCTATGTGCATATCTGATAATTACTTTAGAATAAAAtgctagaagtggaattactgggatATGTACAATTTCATGACTTTTGATACAAATTGCCAATTGCTTTCTGGAaaagtttactattttttatCCCCTTTTACAAGATATAGGACTGTTCCTTTTTTCCATCCCCAGTGCTGGGTATGGTTACCAAAACAAAATGTTACCAGCTTGGTACATAAAAAATGgtatctaggggccggcccagtggcgcagtggttaaacgttcaagttctgcttcagcggcccagggtttgccagttcggattccgggtgtgggcatggcaccacttggcaagccatgctgtggtaggcgtcccacatgtaaagtggaggaggatgggcacgggtgttggctcagggccagccttcctcagcaaaaagaggaggattggcagcagttagcccagggctaatcttcctcaaaaaaaaaaaatctaatttctgttttaatttgtagTTCTTTGATGAGTAAAGCtgcatattttcatgtttattggtcATTGTATTCTGCTGTGAATGGGCTATGTCAGTCGTCCACTTGGATGTGGGTGGGAGCGGGCTCTCGATATAAGTGAGTATATTGGCTTTGTGGTGGTGTGGGGGCCAGTTCTTCCAGGGCCTGTGTTCAGCAAGGGGGTGATCATCAGAGTTCCAGGCCTTCAGACCCTAgagattcaaaaaataaaaataaataaatgaggcgGCCCATTCTACGCTTCAAGTCTCACCAACATGCAGACTCTCTGGACTCTAACACTTCGTATCATCAACTCAGCTGGGAAAGAGGTTGAAGAGTTGATGGCACGGTGCTTGACTAGATAGGTCTTAGTACGTTTTATTTATTATCATCAGTACCACTTATTGAggactttctatgtgccaggtcAGGAAGAAGTGTTTTATGTGTAACTATGTCACTTAATCACCCCCAAAAAGCTACAAGGTGGGTATTTTCCACTTTGCAGGTAAACAAACCACAGCTTGGCAATATGAAGTATCCTACACACTCTTGTAAAGCTAAATGGTAGAGCTGGTTTTTAAATCCTGGTGTATTGACTCAGAGCTTTTAGCCCCTACCCCCGCTGCCTCTGCCTTGCACTGCAGTGGGTCTGCCcttagaggaagaggaggaggtcaTGTGGACATGGACACGCCTCCAGCCCATCCGCCCACAGAGCTGAGTTTACGCCACTCCCCTTTCTCTGCCAAGGAATACACTGTATCGTCAGGGGAGCCGTGACTCTTTGGCATGTGCCTGCTTAGATTTGCACAAGACAGCTGTGGAAATGAACCCTCACGACCCCCTCCTGTGGTTTGGGGGGATATCTGTACCAATTAGCTTCTCTGTGTGTCAATGTccctttttgttttccagataaaAAATCTCAACCGTGGTTTTGCCAAATTGAAGGCACTGGTGCCATTTCTTCCCCAAAGTAGGAAGCCTAGCAAAGTTGATATTCTTAAAGGTGCAATTGAATACATCCAAGTTCTCAATGATGTTTTGGAAGGAGCCAAAGACTGTGAGGTAAAGAGTTAAGAAGTTATATCCACCGTTTATTGAGccctttctatgtgccaggcaatgttaTGTATACATACCAGTTAGTTTATAACACTCCTCTGAGCTGTTTATGATCcttgttttacagaggaggaaaccaaaatACAGGGAAAGGCCATGCAGTTAGGAAATGTCAGCActggggtttgaatccaggtctgtgtgAGCTTTGGAGGCTAGTTCCTGACCATCTATATATTTAGCATCTGTCACTGTCCAGGGCACTCAGCTCCTAACTGCCGAATCTTTAATAGGACTGTGGCGGCTGGGGCACGAGAGGAGGCTTCCATAAACCCACTCTGTGGTGGTGGTTTCCCTTTAGCAGGACAGACAGCAGACAGGACACAGAAAGGAAGATGCATTTCTTTCCCCAAGGGGCCTCCCCTGGGAGCGGCCCTTCCTGAGGGACAGCACTGCTGGAGAGCTCAGCAATGGTCTGGTGATACCAGTCTCGAGGGGTTTTGAGACCATTCAGAAGAACATAAATGAACCTGCTTTGCAAACCGTAAGGCACCATAGTGTCACCACCGCTATCAGGGTCCTCAGCTCAGAAGTATCCATTAGGTAGTGGCAGGTGTGGACTAATATTATGGGCTTGTTCCACGGAGAGGCAAATCTTCAAGGCCTGAAAATGGATTAGTTATCAGAAGAGGTAAGATAGGAAGAGACAAAGGCCTTAGAAATGAGCACTAAGTGACTCCATTGACAGGAAGGAGGAGCCAACAGAGGGAAGGTGGCAGGAAGGTGGAGAAGCAAGATGGGGTCCTAAAGTCAGGGAGGGGACAATCTTGAGAATCCGAGGGTGGGAAGTAATGTGAGAAGCTACAGAGAGTCCAGGAAAGGCACCCAGGCCCAGCATCTGAGATGTGGAATAGGAGTGGCCTGGAAGTCAACTCAGAGGGGGCGGAGGGCGTGTTGTTGGTAAAGGTCTGGAGTCCGAGCCGAGGGAGGTGGCAGACTGCAAGTGCATTCAACCTGGAAATCTGAAGCTGGAAAGAAGGGTCAAAATAAAGGGAAGTAGAAAAGCCGTTAGAGCCAGCGAAGGTCTTTTCTAAGTTGCGGTGTGATCGTGTTTAAGGGGCAGAAGAGAAGGACAGAtagtagagagaagagaaactcaTTCTAGAAACTTGGGGCAGAAATAGccagtatttttagttttttgcctTGTCCACTAGTTCAACTTAGGTGCCTCCTGGGAGGCTTCATTCCACCATGATGGGAGTGGATTGTCCTGTTGACTAGACTGGACGGGTGGGTTGTGGCATGGGCATGGTGTTTGCACATGTGCTGGTGGCTGTCTTAGTTTTTCCTGGGATATTAATTGTGTAATAGAAGTGCTTTGTTCTGTGCTACATTCATTATAAAACATAGGATCTGTTCCATGCTATAATCTTCCTGTTGCGGTTGCCCATTGCACAGCACTTTAAGGTTATAGAAGAACAAAATACAGTCTATTGAGCAATGATTTTTCTCTCCATAATCACTTAAGCCCTGATCACTTAAGTGAAACTTCATCGGTTAAAACTTTGAAATACGTTGatttaaaacttcaaaatctGACTGTCCTTCTGTTTGACAACTGAATATGATTTCTAGAAACAAGACCCAGATCATCAGAACTATAGCAACAATACTTCTGAACCACAGATATCCTTGGCTAGAGAGCTATCGAGAAACATCACCCAACATGCCGGCTGTGCTGTGGGCttgaagaatgaggaggaagggCCCTGGGCAGACGGTGGCCGTGGTGAGTCGGCATACGCTTGCCGCCAGCGTGTGGTGTCTACGACTGGAGTTACCTCCCCAACCAGGAGTCTGGTAAAGTGCTTCTTCTTAAATCACCATGtagatgttaaaaaaaactcaaagTGCATCCCTTGAGGTGTGTGGTGTTTTCTGTGCTAAAACATGATGGAAACAAGGTCATTTTGCAAAAGCGCCTAGGTGGCGAGGTGGAGTCTGCCAGTTTGGCAGATCTGTTACTAAAATGAACTGGTAAGCAGCTCAAGGGGAAGGCAGCTTCTCCAGAATCACCCAACACAGACCGAAGCTTATTTTTTTATGACCCTAATTAGTACATCGAAAGGTTTTCTGGGTTCTGAGgtctccagagaaagaaagaagtagttTGCCATACATAAAGCTGCATGGTGATACCAAATACAAACACACTCGCTCacatacacacttttttttttaattggccttGTTGGAAGGCAGCATTTTCTACGTGATTACAAAGGAGTTTATTGTGACAGCTCTTAGTCCTTTGCTAAATCAACAAAGCCGCTGGACACAGCAGCCTGCTTCTCCAAGTGTGGAAGATGTGCTTCTTGCCCTGCTGTGTCTCCGTGTTACACAAATGAGACCCCTTGCTCCATCCTACAACACAGTTACTGCTGAAATGAGAAAGGCTTCTGGAAATCTGGAACCAAGCGTATTGTAACAAGCAAGTGACGTAAGGGACTGTGTGGGCTGTGAAGTCACAAATGATGGTTGGTGGTGGGAGAATGTTTAGAACAGCAGTTGAGTGCAGGCTCTGGAGACAAAATGCAGAGGTTGAAACCTTGGTTTTaccctcactagctgtgtgaccggTGAGCTGCTGAATCTTGCcaatcctcagtttccccatctgtagagtAAGAATGATAATTGTACCTGCCTTGTACGTAAGGTAACTGTGAAGTTCAGATGACCATGTCAGCTAAGTGTGTAGTGTGGTACCTGGCGTGTCAATGTTCGCTTGGACATACATTATTAAGTCTGCTTGACTCACTGTGAGCCATCAGTATTGATTGGTGAGCAATCAACAGTGAGCCGTAAGCATCCTAGCTCTGTTTGTAACAAGGGTTCTGGGTTTTCTCACTTTGCTCTCTCCAATGCTCCACTCTGGTTTGAGATCTTACAGGCTTCCTGCTGACTGGCTGGCCTTGGCTCCCATTTCTGATTTGATTACTGCTTTCTAAGGATTCCACTTGTGCACATGTTCAGTCTAGATTTTCAAATTCTGGCCACTTGAGAGATAAATCTTCCCTTGCTGGTTAACCCATAGGAGACACAATTCCTGTTGGTACTACATGAGCTGACAGGGAATGACAGAACAAGAGTGAAGATATGACCTCAACTGAACCTTGAAGCTAGTTATCTAAGTTAACAATAGTAATTCTTCTACAACTGTAAGTTTCAATATCTTCTAGATATTAAGGCAAGAATCTTACTTGCATTTAGTCCTCACCGATCCTTATCAGGTAGGCATCACCGTGTCATTCTCATGGTGAGCTACCTGGCTATTCCCTCCTGTCAGGCCTGTTGGACCTGGTGGCCAGCAGCAAGGATGTACGGGAGGTCCTTGTTTTCCAAGGATAATTGATCCCGGGGACAGGTCATTTATAGTAAATTGATTTAAAGTGGCTATTAACGTTTTCTTGTAGGAAATAGAAAAGTTCTGACCGgaagtttcttttaaagagaaaacaagacaCTTAAATTTTAGTCTATTAGCTAACCAAGTTTAAGTTATTAGTCCGAAGAGTGTGCTAATTCTTAGACTGAACAAAAAATTAATcatgtatttgagatttttatatatgcatgtaaCTTCTGTCAAGTGTGACTTCCAAGGCCTGAATATAGAGAGCCATTttttgcagaagcattttagGATTTCATGTTTTTGTCAAGGGTTTCTCATTCTTTGACattcaaattattcatttttaaaataaaaacatttattctgaAACAATCGATTTATAGAAATGTTGCAAGTACagtacaaagaacttttttcttGACCCATCCGAGAGTAAGTCGCCAACCTGATGCCCATCACCCATTCCTTTACTAAAGTAATTACTTTAGTGTGCATTCCCTACCAATGGGGACATTCTCCACAGTGCagccatcaaaatcaggaaactaaCATTGTGGCAGTACTGTCACGTAATCCTCGGGCTCCATTCAAGTTTCATCAACAGCCTCAATGTCCTTTCCAGCAAAAGGACCAGCTGAGAATCATGAGGTGCATTTAGATGTCATGTCACTTTAGCCTTCCGTTTGGAACAATTCCTTGGTCTTTCCAtgatttttatgaccttgacacatttgaagattacaggccaaTTGTTTTGTAGACTGTGTCTTGATTCAAGCATATCTATTTCCTCCTGACTAGATTCACAtatgcatctttggcaggaatatcatGGAAGTGATGCGTTTTCTACTCATTGCACCCTGTTAGATGGGGGAGATTTTGATCTGTCCCATTATTAGGGATATTCACTTTGATCACTTGCTTAATGTGGTGACTGCCAGATCTCTCCACTTTAAAGTtagcctttttcttttgtaatgtgTATTTTGTGGGGAGGTGCTGTGTGGGGAGGATATCTAGATATCCCGTTACTTATCAAAAATTccataaaactttttatttggaaataattatagattcacagggagttgcaaagatagtacagagaagtTCTATGTACCCGTAACTTGGCTTCCCCACATGGCTGCATCTTATGGAGCTATAGTACagtatcaaaaccagaaaattgatATTGGTGCTatgtgtgtgtaggtccatgtaaTTTCATCAAATGTGTAGATTTGTGGAACCACCACtgcaatcaggatacagaactgttccatcaccatAAAGTGCTCCCACATGCTACCCTTTTAGAGTCGTACTCACTCACTGCCCCCACTCCTCCActctccctaacccctggcaaccattaatctgatCACTATCtctctaatttatcattttgagaatgttatatgcTATATGGAATCATGCAGTACGTAATCTTTAGAGACTGGCTTTTTTTGCTTAGCATGATGCCCTT encodes:
- the FIGLA gene encoding factor in the germline alpha — its product is MDALPGLLGVPQAEVLEDVLREQFGPLPQLAAICRLKRLPSGGYSSTEDLQLVLERRRVANAKERERIKNLNRGFAKLKALVPFLPQSRKPSKVDILKGAIEYIQVLNDVLEGAKDCEKQDPDHQNYSNNTSEPQISLARELSRNITQHAGCAVGLKNEEEGPWADGGRGESAYACRQRVVSTTGVTSPTRSLDKSPEERLLRHKLPQV